AGGAGGCGAATGCCACTTCCGATTCCATCGCCCTCTACCCCTCGTCTGTTCCTCGGCGATAACCACCGTCCCCTCAGGGGCACCGTTTGCTGCCAGCATTAAAGCATAGGAATTGGTAGAGCTAACGGAGGGAAAATAGATGATCTCCCTTCCCAAAAACCTCGTCTTTAGCCTCTCCTTCAATAAGGCAGGACTGATCTCTCTTAACTTCCTTTCTATCATCTGATTAGGAAACTTATATCGACGCTTTTAAAGGAATGGGTCAACATCCCTAAGGAGATATAATCGATGCCAAGGGAGACATATTCCCTTACATTATCGAGGTTCACTCCACCCGATACCTCAAGTTTTACCCGTCCTTCTGCTATCTTAACCGCTTCTACTATCTCCTCTTTGCTCATATTATCCAGCATAACTATATCAGCACCCGCTTCAATAGCCTCCCTTAGTTCGGCAATGGTGCTAACTTCTACCTCTATCTTCAAAGTATGGGGAAGGCACTGTTTAATCCGGGAAATCGCCTCCCTTATTCCACCAGCGATCTTTATATGATTATCCTTTATTAACACTCCATCATCGAGCCCAAAACGGTGGTTTCTCCCACCTCCTACTCGAACGGCATACTTCTCAAGAATCCTTAATCCGGGAGTGGTCTTCCTCGTATCGAGAATGAGAACAGGATAATCGTTGGTAAGTTCCACCACCTTCCTCGTTAAGGTGGCTATCCCGGACATCCTCTGCAAGAAGTTCAAAGCAACCCTCTCTCCAGCAAGAAGCGAAGAGACAGAACCCGTTACTTCCGCAATCACCTCGCCTTCTTCAACCTCATCTCCCTCCCCTCGGTTAGCCAAAAAGCTCGCTTTCGGATCGAGTATCTCAAACACCCTCCTCGCCACAAAAAGCCCGGCAAGGACAAAGCTCTCCTTAGCGAGGAAAACGCCACTCCCTTCCCTCTCCTCTCTTACGATGGCAGAGGTGGTGATATCCCCCCTTCCAATATCCTCAGAAAGAGCCCTTTCGATAATCCCATCAAGAATGATCCGGGGTATCATAAACTTAACTCTCCTTGATGCTTTCCAAACTTTCCCTAAGTTTAGAAAGCCTGGTCATAAGTTCATCATAGATCCCCTTATTCTTCTCTACCACTTCAGGCGGTGCTTT
The DNA window shown above is from Acidobacteriota bacterium and carries:
- the nadC gene encoding carboxylating nicotinate-nucleotide diphosphorylase; translation: MIPRIILDGIIERALSEDIGRGDITTSAIVREEREGSGVFLAKESFVLAGLFVARRVFEILDPKASFLANRGEGDEVEEGEVIAEVTGSVSSLLAGERVALNFLQRMSGIATLTRKVVELTNDYPVLILDTRKTTPGLRILEKYAVRVGGGRNHRFGLDDGVLIKDNHIKIAGGIREAISRIKQCLPHTLKIEVEVSTIAELREAIEAGADIVMLDNMSKEEIVEAVKIAEGRVKLEVSGGVNLDNVREYVSLGIDYISLGMLTHSFKSVDISFLIR